Sequence from the Fibrobacter sp. genome:
GACCATCTGGGCGGCCTTCTGCTTAATGCTCATGGATTTCCAGAGTGGCATCAGCTCGTCAGGAAGCCCGTAGGGATTCTTGCTGTTTGGCGTAAAGGAAATGGTCTTTTCGGAAAGGCTTTTTTGATGGACTTGTTTTTGCTCCGGGTCTGTCTGCGATTTGGAAGTGTCCGGGACAACCTTAAGAACCGCGCTATCTAGAGAAGATGGCTCCTGATCTCGAAAGACAAGAGGCGTGCTTGACACGGTGGCGCCTGCTTGAGAAAACAATGCCACAAGAATCAAGAATGCACTGACCGCAATAAACCGGGATGTCATAAAGGGCTACGGAACGAAATCTTCGCCGCCGTTCTTGGCTGCAGGTTTCTTGCTTCCCCAACGACGGGGCTTGAACTCGCGGGGCGGGAAGTCGAACTTCAGCTTGCCCAACTTGTCTACGTACAGGAACGCATCGAAGGTGCGGTGCGTTTTGTTGCTGCGGAAACCCTTCAGCAACGCGGTCTTTACGCCCACGCCGGAAAGCATCTTCTGGATTTCCTCCAGAGGAATTTCCTTTCCCAGCAGGATCTTTGGAAGCTGGATACCGCTGGGTTCCTTCTTCAGGTAGGAATCGCTGACGTAGCCGGTCAGGGTCTCGAATACAGGCGCTCCGTCCAGGGGCGAAACGCCCACTTGTGCGCCCAATTCAACCTCGGCGCCTTCGCGGTTGTCGTCAAAGACAAATTCAATCTTGTTCTGGTCGTTGATGATGACCACGGCGGAGAATTCGGCGCCCTTCTTGCTTCTAAAGCCGGCAAGGGGGCCAATCTTACGGTTGGTCAGGAGTTCCACGATTTCGGCTTCGGAAAGGCGCTTGCCGCCAATCATCTTGCGGATGACAATGCCGTCTTCGGTGGTGTAGCGGCTTACGGTCTCAAAAACCTTCTTGCCGTTGACCGGGCTGAAGCTTGCCTCGCCGGTAGTACTTTCTTCCTTGAAACCCTTGATGTTTGTCACCATGGTCTTGGTCATTTCCACGATGCCGTTCATGAAGCTTTCGCGGGTTTCCTTGCCCTTTTCGATCTGCTCCATCTTGTATTCCCACTCGCCGGTCAGTTCCGGGCTGGTGAGGGCTTCGATGTCCATGGCCTTCAGGACCTTGATCAAGTCGAATGCCTTGGCGGTGGGAATCATGTCCTTGCCGTCGCGGACAACGTACTTGTCGGTAACCAGCTTTTCAATGATGGCTGCTCGGGTAGCCGGAGTTCCAAGGCCCCGTTCCTTCATGGCGTCGCGGAGTTCTTCATCTTCCACCAGCTTGCCGGCACTTTCCATCATAGAGAGAAGGGTGCTTTCTGTATAGTGTGCAGGGGGCTTGGTAAAGTCTTCCTTGGCGTCGATTTCCACAGTCTTGGCAGAGTTGCCCTTCAGCTGCGGGATGTTGGACTCGTCGTCGGCATCCTTGCCATAGACTACCTTGAAGCCGGGTTCCACCAGGATCTTGCCTTCGGTAAGGAAGGTCTCGTCTTCAACAGTGGTAACGCGGGTGGTGTTCAGGTACTTTGCAGGGGGGTAGAACACAGCGATAAAGCGCTGGCAGATCATGGTGAAGATCTTCTGTTCCGCCTCGGTCAAATCCGTGGGCATGACGCCGGTGGGGATAATGGCAAAGTGGTCGGAAATCTTGGAATTGTCGAAGACCTTGGGTGTCTTTACAACCCAGTTGTTGTTCAGTGCGTTCTGGGCGTAGCCGGCCAAGGGGCCTTCGATCTTGCTCAGGGTGGTCTTTACCGGGCCTACGTAGTCTTCGGGCAGGCACTTGCTGTCGGTACGGGGGTAGGTGGTTGCCTTGTGGCGTTCGTAAAGAGCCTGTGCAATGGAAAGGGTGGTCTTGGCGCTAAAGCCGAAACGGTTGTTGGCTTCGCGCTGGAGGGTGGTCAGGTCGTAAAGCGGCCCGCACTTCTGGAAGCTTGGGGCGGTGGTTTCTTCGATAGAACCCGTCTTGCCCTTGCACTTGGCAAGAATTTCCTGTACCTTCTTTTCGTCAAAAATCTGCTTTTGCTTGTTGTCACCGATGGTGGTGAACCACTTGCCTTGATAGTTGCTGCCATCGTTGCTGAAGTCGGCCTCGATGGTCCAGAACTTCTTGGGCACGAACTGGTGGCGTTCTTCTTCGCGGTTAACAATGATGGCGAGGGTCGGGGTCTGCACACGGCCGCAGGGGGTAATCTGGAAACCGCCCATGGAACTGTTGTAGGCGGTCAGCCCGCGGCTGCCGTTCATGCCAATAAGCCAGTCGGCTTCGCTTCGGCAAAGGGCTGCAGCCTTCAGGTTTTCCATGTCGGCGCCGTCGCGCATGTTGTCGAAAGCATCCTGGATGGCCGCAGGGGTCATGCTCTGCATCCACAGGCGCTTGATGGTCTTGCCCGTGAACTTGCCCTTCAGCACGTAGTCCAGGATGTAGAAGAAAATCAGTTCACCTTCGCGGCCAGCATCGCATGCGTTCACGATGGTGGTTACGTCCTTGCGCTTGATCAGCTTGCTCAAGATGGAAAGCTGGGCCTTGGTGGTGGGGGTGGCAACCAGGGGGAACTTCTCCGGCAGCATGGGGAGGGTGCTCATTTCCCACTTCTTGTAGCGTTCGTCGATTTCCTTGGGGTCGGCGATTTCCACCAGGTGACCGATGGCGTGGCTTACGATGGTCTCGTCACTTTCGTAGACGCCGTTGCCTTTGGTAAAGGACTTCTGGCCAAGGACCTTTACCAGGTCCAGTGCCACGCTGGGCTTTTCTGCGATAATGAGGGTCTTGCCTTCTACAGCGGGCTTGGCCTTTGCAGCGGTCTTTGCGCTCTTGGTCGTCTTAGCCTTTGCTGTGGTGGTTTTGGACTTTGTAGTCGTTGCCTTTGCAGTTGCCATATCTTACTTCCATTTGAAGCGGCCGAACAGGCCGAACAGCACGGCCAGTACGGTAAAGGGGGCGTGGATGAACTCTACCGGGATGCACCACTTGATCAGGTGCTCCTGCTTGAATACCCGTAGCCCTCGGAGGATTAAAACCAGGTCGCCAACGCACTTGACGACGAATGTGGCCGCCATGGCCACGAAAACGTTGAAACTGAAGGGGGAAAGGATTGCCGCCACGCACTGCATGGTGAGGAACAGGAACACCATGCTCAATACAAATACGATCTTTGGTGTGTAGTAGATGGTCTTGGAGGCCCAGCGTTTGCGCTGCTCCCAGAGTTCCTTCAGGGTTTCCTTGCCGTTTGTTGTTACAAAGGTGCTTTCCGAAATACAGTACCGCATGGCCCAGGGGCGGTCGGCAGCCAGTTTCTGCATCAGCAGGTCGTCGTCGCCGCTCTGGATCTTGATCACGTTCTCGAAGCCCTTGACGCTCTTGAAGAAACTCTTGCGGTAGGCCAGGTTGTTCCCGGTGCTGGTCAGGGGAAGGTGCATGGCCAGTCCTGCGGTTCCTGCCACTCTATATATAAGAGTCTCTACGGCCTGCATGCAGATAAGAATGCTGGACTTTCCCGGGGTGGTGGGAATGTAGGAGTGGCCGGCTACAAGTTCAATGCCCGGTTCGAATTCCGCCACGATGCCGGTAACCCAGGTGGGCTTCACGATGCAGTCCGCGTCCGTGAGGCAGAGGATTTCTCCTTCGCAGGCCTCGATCATTAAACTTAGGGCATGCTTCTTGGGGCTGACTCCCTCCGGAATATCCTTGATGGAGAGAACGTGGAACTTTTCCGGGTACTTTGCCTCGTATTCGGCTAAAATCTTCGGGGTGTCGTCGGTGCTTCTGTCATCGGCCACCCAGACTTCCCAAAATCCGCGGTAATCCTGTGCCATGACAGAATCCAGCGTGGCCCTGATGCCCTCCGCCTCGTTTCGGGCGGCAATCAGCACGCTTACCTTCGGGGCCGGCTCCACATCGGAATTGCCCTCACGGACAATCCCCAGGGCACGGAAGAACCGCACCTCCAGGATAGCGTAGAAGAGGCAGAAGGCAACCAAAAGCCCAATAACGATGTATGTGACAACAGAAAAAATCATTGGATTCGCGCAAAATGTAGTTCAAGAAAAACGTCCTTTGAGTGATGATTACATGAAAATGCCGTGGCAAAGGCTTTTTCCCTGAATCTCTATCTTATATTTTTCTTACAAACGTGCTGAAAATGTAAAAGGATTTGAATAGTGTTCTTTTGAAAAAGCCTTTTTATTGACTCAAAATCACCGATTTACTACATTTGCACCCACTGTGAGAATCGATATTGCACAAACACTGACTGAACCCGAAGACCGCCAGGTGGTCTGGTCCCATGCCGACGCCCCTGAACTCTTCGACGAACTGCACCTAAAGGGCGATCTGGTAGCTCAGGTGCTGGTTAGCCCCGAAGGCGACAACAAGTGGCTTGTGACAGGTACGATCTCTGGCGTGCAAACGCTGACCTGTTCCCGTACTCTGGACCCGTTTGACCGACCCTTCTCCACTGAAATCGTGGTCGAAGTTGAACGAATCCAGGTGTCAAAGCAGGAACTTGATGATGAAGACGTAGACGTCTATGCCTACAAGATTCCTCTGGGACAGTACTTCGTGGACGTATCCGAGTGTGTTCGTGAGCTTATTTTGCTTCAGGAACCACAAGCACCCGTGAAAAATCCTGACGAAGATTTTATCTTTGTAACAAACAATCAAGCTGGCGATGAAGCCGATGGCGAAAAGCCAATGGATCCTCGCTGGGACAAACTCAAGGCCCTTAAAGACAAAATGTCCAAGGGTAACTAGACTAACAGGAGTTAAAAATGGCAGTACCTAAAAGAAAAACCTCTACCGCTCGTCGTGACAAGCGCCGCACCCACTGGAAGATGGAAGTGCCCGCCATGGCTACTTGCGATCATTGCGGTTCCGTGAAGCGTCCGCATCGCGTATGCCCGGTTTGCGGTTACTACAATGGTGTCGAAGTTGTCGACATGAAGGCCGAAGCCTAATTTTTAGTGTATATTAAGGTAAGCTCTGGTGTACCCGGGGCTTACCTTTTTTTGATTTTTGATGTATAAGGAAGTGTACCATGGTTAAAGTTGCATTGGATGCCCTGGGTGGCGATTTTGCTCCCGACGTAGTGATTGATGGCGCCATTAATGCTGCCAACAAGGATGCTGATTTGCACATTGTTCTGTGCGGACCGGAGGCCGAGGTCAAGGCTGGTCTCGAAAAGCGTGGCTATACTGGTCACGGCATTTCTGTTGTGGACGCACCGGATCCGGTGGCCATGGATGAACATCCTGTCATGGTTCTTAAGAAGAAGCCCCACTCCGGCCTGGTAACCTGCGTTGCCCTCCAGAAGATGGGCAAGGTAGATGCATCCGTCAGTGCTGGTAACTCCGGCGCCATGATGGCTAGCTGCCTTATGCTTCTTGGCAAGACCACCGAAAAGTTTGGCCGTCCGCCTATCGGTTGCGTAATCCCCACCGCCGAAAAGCCCATCGTCCTTGTTGATGCTGGCGCTAACGTAGACGAACGTGCTTCTGTACTCGTAGACTTCGCTATTGCTGGTTCTGCATTTGCCGAAACTTACTTCGGTCGCGAAAAGCCGAAGGTCGGTCTCGTGAACATGGGCGAAGAAGAACACAAGGGCCCCGCAGTTTGCCAGGAAGCCTACCAGCTCCTGAAGAACGCTCCCGTGAACTTCATCGGCAACATCGAAGGCGAAGACCTGATTATGGGTAAGGCCGACGTGGCTGTTACCTCCGGCTTTACCGGCAACGTCATCCTCAAGATGATCGAAGGCTTCTACGAAATGCATCACAAGATGTTTGGCAACATCGATTCCGAAGCTGGCCGCAAGTTCGACGAAATGTGGGACTACCGTATGACTGGTGGCGCTTTGCTCCTGGGCCTCAACGGTACCGGCATTATCGCTCACGGCCGTTCCGACGCTCTGGCTATTGAAAAGGCTGTGGAAGTTGCTGCCAAGTATGCCCGCCTCGGCGTGGCCAAGGCTGTGAACGCTCGCCTTGCCGAAATCAAGGACGACGCTACCGCTGCAGCTTCTGCCGAAGCTCCTCAGGCTTAATTAAATGTCATGCCGGCGTAGTCGGCATTGTCTGGTTTAGCAATTAAGGCTCCGATGGTTGTTCATCGGAGCCTTATAATTAGAGTTCAGTGGTAGGATTAGTTTTTTGCGTTCTCGGAGGCAATCTTACTAGCCAGTTCCTGTACCTTTTCAAGAGGCAGCTTGAGAACCAAGGAAACTTTTTCTACGGAATCACCATAACGAAGAAGCGCCTCTGCAGCACTCAGATTGGCCTCTTCACGGCCCTCGCGGCGGGCGGTTCCGATACGCGTACTGATTTCAGCTTCTGTGACCATACCTGTTGCAATCTCCGTGATAAAGTTCTTCTCGAGGGCGTTCACCGCCAGACGGCTGTAAACATCCGCTATGACGGGATCCTTCGTTTTGGGGGCATCCTTCGCAGAGGCCATCTTGGTGAAAAGCTCCAGCCATTCCGTCTCGGCAGTGTTCAGGTTCAAGACCTTCGCATCCACCTTACTCAAGTCGATTACAATATACCTTTTTTTATCATATACAGGCAAGGCGCCGGGATCACCGATGCTAGAAAAGCGGAAGAGGCCCAGTTCCTCGCGGTAGCTTTTGCAAAAGCTAACCGGGAAGTTGCAAATCCACACGCTGTAGGTTGTAGGCATCAGATAGGGATGGTCTTCCTTCTCGGTCTCGGTGCGCTGGCTGTCAAAGTGAATCTTCGACTCAATGGAAAGCTGGTCCGCATAAAGTTCCACGCGGTCCGCAAAATCGTCGTGAGACGCCCGCTGCATCTCGAGATCCACGAACTCATTGTTGTTGAGCTTGGCGTGTACATCGAAACGGACCTCCTCCACATCGATTGCGGAGGTCAGCGTCGATGCGGGCTTCTTGCGTTCGATGCTTACAATTTTGCGTTCCTCGGGCAGGTGCAGAATCGCATTCAGAAAATGAATCAGTGTAACGTCCTTCGAAAAGATTTCCTTGAAGACCTTGTCCCGGGTAGGATC
This genomic interval carries:
- a CDS encoding DNA topoisomerase III, whose protein sequence is MATAKATTTKSKTTTAKAKTTKSAKTAAKAKPAVEGKTLIIAEKPSVALDLVKVLGQKSFTKGNGVYESDETIVSHAIGHLVEIADPKEIDERYKKWEMSTLPMLPEKFPLVATPTTKAQLSILSKLIKRKDVTTIVNACDAGREGELIFFYILDYVLKGKFTGKTIKRLWMQSMTPAAIQDAFDNMRDGADMENLKAAALCRSEADWLIGMNGSRGLTAYNSSMGGFQITPCGRVQTPTLAIIVNREEERHQFVPKKFWTIEADFSNDGSNYQGKWFTTIGDNKQKQIFDEKKVQEILAKCKGKTGSIEETTAPSFQKCGPLYDLTTLQREANNRFGFSAKTTLSIAQALYERHKATTYPRTDSKCLPEDYVGPVKTTLSKIEGPLAGYAQNALNNNWVVKTPKVFDNSKISDHFAIIPTGVMPTDLTEAEQKIFTMICQRFIAVFYPPAKYLNTTRVTTVEDETFLTEGKILVEPGFKVVYGKDADDESNIPQLKGNSAKTVEIDAKEDFTKPPAHYTESTLLSMMESAGKLVEDEELRDAMKERGLGTPATRAAIIEKLVTDKYVVRDGKDMIPTAKAFDLIKVLKAMDIEALTSPELTGEWEYKMEQIEKGKETRESFMNGIVEMTKTMVTNIKGFKEESTTGEASFSPVNGKKVFETVSRYTTEDGIVIRKMIGGKRLSEAEIVELLTNRKIGPLAGFRSKKGAEFSAVVIINDQNKIEFVFDDNREGAEVELGAQVGVSPLDGAPVFETLTGYVSDSYLKKEPSGIQLPKILLGKEIPLEEIQKMLSGVGVKTALLKGFRSNKTHRTFDAFLYVDKLGKLKFDFPPREFKPRRWGSKKPAAKNGGEDFVP
- a CDS encoding glycosyltransferase is translated as MIFSVVTYIVIGLLVAFCLFYAILEVRFFRALGIVREGNSDVEPAPKVSVLIAARNEAEGIRATLDSVMAQDYRGFWEVWVADDRSTDDTPKILAEYEAKYPEKFHVLSIKDIPEGVSPKKHALSLMIEACEGEILCLTDADCIVKPTWVTGIVAEFEPGIELVAGHSYIPTTPGKSSILICMQAVETLIYRVAGTAGLAMHLPLTSTGNNLAYRKSFFKSVKGFENVIKIQSGDDDLLMQKLAADRPWAMRYCISESTFVTTNGKETLKELWEQRKRWASKTIYYTPKIVFVLSMVFLFLTMQCVAAILSPFSFNVFVAMAATFVVKCVGDLVLILRGLRVFKQEHLIKWCIPVEFIHAPFTVLAVLFGLFGRFKWK
- a CDS encoding DUF177 domain-containing protein translates to MRIDIAQTLTEPEDRQVVWSHADAPELFDELHLKGDLVAQVLVSPEGDNKWLVTGTISGVQTLTCSRTLDPFDRPFSTEIVVEVERIQVSKQELDDEDVDVYAYKIPLGQYFVDVSECVRELILLQEPQAPVKNPDEDFIFVTNNQAGDEADGEKPMDPRWDKLKALKDKMSKGN
- the rpmF gene encoding 50S ribosomal protein L32, coding for MAVPKRKTSTARRDKRRTHWKMEVPAMATCDHCGSVKRPHRVCPVCGYYNGVEVVDMKAEA
- the plsX gene encoding phosphate acyltransferase PlsX — encoded protein: MVKVALDALGGDFAPDVVIDGAINAANKDADLHIVLCGPEAEVKAGLEKRGYTGHGISVVDAPDPVAMDEHPVMVLKKKPHSGLVTCVALQKMGKVDASVSAGNSGAMMASCLMLLGKTTEKFGRPPIGCVIPTAEKPIVLVDAGANVDERASVLVDFAIAGSAFAETYFGREKPKVGLVNMGEEEHKGPAVCQEAYQLLKNAPVNFIGNIEGEDLIMGKADVAVTSGFTGNVILKMIEGFYEMHHKMFGNIDSEAGRKFDEMWDYRMTGGALLLGLNGTGIIAHGRSDALAIEKAVEVAAKYARLGVAKAVNARLAEIKDDATAAASAEAPQA
- a CDS encoding Rpn family recombination-promoting nuclease/putative transposase; translation: MATFEEKVERQVEIIKQHAFLDPTRDKVFKEIFSKDVTLIHFLNAILHLPEERKIVSIERKKPASTLTSAIDVEEVRFDVHAKLNNNEFVDLEMQRASHDDFADRVELYADQLSIESKIHFDSQRTETEKEDHPYLMPTTYSVWICNFPVSFCKSYREELGLFRFSSIGDPGALPVYDKKRYIVIDLSKVDAKVLNLNTAETEWLELFTKMASAKDAPKTKDPVIADVYSRLAVNALEKNFITEIATGMVTEAEISTRIGTARREGREEANLSAAEALLRYGDSVEKVSLVLKLPLEKVQELASKIASENAKN